The region CGTGTTTCAAGAGCCCAGCCTGTTTGCGCACCTGACCGTGCATGGCAACCTGACCTTTGGCTGGCGACGCGTAGCGCCGCAGGCGCGCAAGGTAGGCATGCAACAGGCCTGTTCACTTCTCGGTATCGAGCACCTGCTCGAGCGCAAACCCTCCACCCTCTCAGGCGGAGAAGCACAACGCGTCGGGATAGCCCGGGCACTATTGAGCAGCCCACAACTGCTGTTGATGGATGAGCCCCTCGCCGCCCTCGACGGTCCGCGCAAGCGCGAAATCCTGCCGTACCTGGAACGGTTACACGAGGAACTGGAAATCCCGCTGATCTACGTCAGCCATGCCCAGGACGAGGTTGCCCGCCTGGCAGATCATCTAGTGTTACTAGAGCACGGTAAAGCCTTGGCCAGCGGCCCGATTACCGCCACCCTCTCGCGTCTCGACCTGCCGCTGGCCCAGGGCGATGATGCAGGGGTAATCATCGAAGGCCGTGTCAGCAGCCATGACGCAAGCTACCAGTTGCTGGGCCTGCAACTACCCGGCAGCACCCTGGAGCTACGCGTGGCCCACGACCCCCTGGCACTGGGCACAGCGCTGCGCCTCAAGGTTCAGGCACGAGATGTGAGCCTGAGCATGGGACGAGAAGCGCACTCCAGCATCCTCAACCGCTTGCCAGTGAGCGTGATCGGCTTTCAACCCGCGGATAACAGCGCTCACGTTCTGGTCAGCCTCGACGCGGCCGGCAGCGTGCTATTGGCACGTATAACCCGGTATTCTGCCGATCAGCTTGGCCTGCACAGCGGCCAGCACCTGATAGCACAGATAAAGTCAGTGGCACTGCTGGGCTGAGCCTGTTGTCCATAGCACAGACCCCGTCAGCGGATTTGTGCCATGGCCGAAGCTGCTTTACCCGAGAGTTTGCACTACGTCGAAGACAGCCAACCGGGGCTGCGCCGCAGCACCTTGCGCGGCCAATTCGTCTACGTTGATGCGCAAGGCCGACGCATCGAGGATGCGGCCACCCTCGACCGGATAAAAGCCTTGGCCATCCCCCCGGCCTATACCGATGTGTGGATCTGCGCCGACCCGCAAGGTCATGTGCAGGCTACCGGACGCGACGCTCGTGGGCGCAAGCAATACCGCTATCATCCAAAGTGGCGTGACTTTCGCGACAGCCATAAGTATGCGCGCATGTTGGAATTTGCCAGCACACTGCCCAGAATTCGCAGCCAGTTGGACAGCCATCTCGCCCGGCCTGGCCTGGATCGACAGAAAGTAATGGCCCTGATTGTCAGTCTGCTCGACGCGACCCTGATAAGGGTTGGCAATCGCCAATATGCCCGCGACAACAATTCTTTCGGTCTCACGACCCTGCGCAACCGCCATGTAAAAGTACAAGGCATCGCCATACGTTTTCGCTTTCGCGGCAAGAGCGGTATCGAGCACCAGGTCACCTTGCGCAACCGGCGCCTTGCCAACCTGATCAAACGATGTATGGATCTACCCGGCCAGGATTTGTTCCAATACCAGGACGAGCAAGGCAATCGTCACAGCATTGGATCGAGCGATATCAACGCGTACCTGCAAGAACTGACCGGCAGCGACTTCACCGCCAAGGACTATCGCACCTGGGCTGGCAGCGCGCTGGCCTTGAGTTTGCTGCGCAAGTTGCAATGGCAACCGGAGTCCGAAGCACGTCGACAGGTGGTCGAAATCGTCAAACAGGTCGCCTTGCGCCTGGGAAATACCCCAGCGGTATGCCGACGCTGCTATATCCACCCGCAACTTCTGGAGTATTTCGCACGCGGCGAGCTGGCCAACCTGCCACGCGCCCGCAAGCGCAAGGGGCTGGATGCAGAGGAAGTACGCCTGGCGGTGTTTCTAAAATCCATCCCGCCCCCTTGAAAGCCAATACAATCGGCCTCAATTTCCCTATCATGCAGAGAAATTTCCCATATTCGCTCAAGCCCCCTATGCTTGCGGGTGTGAGCAGCGTTCGTTGCCACCAAGCACTTATCCGCCCCAGTGGGCACATGCGACTAATGACTCACTACAGAATATGTGTTCGGGGGAATTAATATCCGCCGAAAGCGTCTTTAATGAAGGAAAAGAGGAACGCGCGCGGCGCATTCCCGGGCTTATGCGGGCTCAGTCTGCAAAGCAAATTACGTTACCAAGGAGATATACATGCTGATACTCACCCGTAAGGTTGGCGAAAGCATCGTCATCAACGATGACATCAAAGTCACCATTCTGGGCGTTAAAGGTATGCAAGTGAGAATTGGCATCGACGCGCCTAAAGATGTTCAGGTGCACCGCGAAGAAATTTTCAAGCGCATTCAGGCCGGCAGCCCGGCGCCAGAAAAAGGAGACAGTCACCACGAGTAATGCTCGCTGACCCAAGCCGCACGGATGCGCTTGACCCTCATCACGTCAGCCTTGATGGCGGGCCCAATGGCCCTATGACGACTTGGGTGGGCGAAGCAATTGATTTACCGCAGCGATCAACTTGGGGATATCGAAGGGCTTTTCGAACACGGCAGCAAACAGATCAGGGCTTTCCCACCCCTCGTGAGCTTGGGCACCACTGATCAATATCATTGGCAAATGCCGCAGCTGTTCGTTCTCACGAATTTTCATCGCCAGGTCCTTGCCATTGAGCCTGGGCATCATGTAGTCGGTGATCACCAACTCGACACGGGTACGCTCCAGCGCTTGCAGAGCTTGTTCGCCGTCACCTGCCCTGACCACCTCAAAGCCCTCATCTTCCAGGAACATGCCCAGAATATCGGCGATCAGATACTCGTCGTCGACGACCAGAATCGTGCTCATGATACTGCAACCTGACGGTTCATTTGCCCGCCGCCGGCACGGGAGTACCGGATAACACTGCCATTGCCTGGGTAAATGTCTTTTTCAGATCGATGCCGTGATTGCTGAAAGTCAACTCCAGCAGTGCCGGGTCATAGCCACTGTCGCGCACCTTGAGAATCGACAGCAAGCGCTTGAGCTGCGAATCGAATTCGACAAATCGCATCAACATGAGGTTATCGACAATACTCGACAAATCCGGCGCCGGGGCATTGATTTCCGAACCAAATATATCTCGCATCTCCCAAGTTGCGACGACGCTGACATCCAGGGCGCGAAGCTCACCAGCCAGCGCCCGGAAAAACTCATTGAGGCGTTCCGGAGTGGTGGCCAGACGGGTGAAGGCACCGAGGCTGTCGATCAACACCCGCCGGATTTTCTTCTCTCGAACCAGACGCAACAGGCGTGCGCCGACATCATCGAGAATACCCTCGGTGGTTGGCTGCCACGCAATATGCAGCGCGCCCTCTTGCTCCATGGCAGCGAAATTGTGCCCCAGGGCGCTGGCCTTCAAACGCAGGCGCGCAGGCGTTTCGTAGAAACCAAAATGCAGCCCCGGCTCCTCGGTAGTGGCCGCTGCCAGGAAACTCAGCCCAAGGGAAGTTTTGCCTATTCCCGAGGGCCCCATCACCAGAGTGATGGAACTGCCTGGCAAGCCGCCGCCCAAAAGCTCATCGAGAACTTTGATACCGCTACCGACTCTGGTCAGCTCTTCACTGCCCATACTGCTGGGGTAGCTGTACAGCGACTCCAGACGCGGATAGACCTGCAGGCCATCGGCGGTGATTTCACACTCGTGCAACCCTGACAATGCACCGCTACCACGGGTTTTGCGTACCTGAATACGGCGCACCGAGCGACTGCTGAACAACGTCTCTCCCAACTCGATAACGCCATCGACCATGGTATGTTCCGGGCTGCCGTCATCGAGCCGAGAACTGGTCAAAAACACCACCGAGCAACCGGCAAAGGCCGCGTGGCCTTGTAGGCCGGCAATGAACTTCTTGGTGTCGAGGGAGGATTCAGCCCGAGACCTTGCCGTCAGCAAGCCATCCACCACCAACAATGTAGCTTGGTGACGGCTTATTTCACCACGCAGCAATTTGACGACTTGATCCAGCCCATCTCTTTCCAATGTGTCGAAGGCGCTGACGAACTGAATCTGTTTGCCCACCAGGCTGGGGTCGAAAAAACTCAAGGTCGAGAGATATTGAAACAGGCGTTCGTGGGACTCGCTCAACAATGTCGCGACGAGCACTCGCCCCCCCTGACCGACATGATTGAACGCCAGTTGGTTGGCCAGGATGGTTTTTCCTGAACCTGGAGCCCCTTGAATGATGTAGGAAGCACCAACAATGAGCCCGCCCTTGAGCAGTGCGTCCAGCCCGTCGATTCCACTAGCGAGGCGTTTGAGTTGTTCCACGATACGCGTACCTGTTCAGTTCGACGTAACAATGACTGGCTGAAAAACCGGTAGATACAAGGTCATGCATGTGCCCTCTTGCGGCACACTGGCGACGGTCACGGCACCGTTGCTCTGCTTAACGAATCCGTAGACCTGGCTCAACCCCAACCCAGTCCCCTTGCCGAAGGCCTTGGTGGTGAAAAAAGGCTCGAAGATCCGCGGCAACACGCTGGGGGAGATCCCCCTGCCATTGTCAATGACGTCCAGTTGCACGAACGCACCATACAGATTTTCGATCTCGCCCTCGAGTTGGCAATTACGCCCCAACAAACGAATCACTCCATCGCTTTCTACTGCATCACGGGCGTTGAGAATCAAATTGAGCAGAACCATCTGCAGTTGTCCACCGTCGACCTCGATGTCCTGCAGCTCTGGCTCCAACTGTATTTGCAGCTCGACATTTTCAGGCAACGCATGGGCGAGTAACGTGCAAATCGACTCGATCAGAACCGGCACCTGCACCTTGCCTGACTTGAGCACTTTAAAGCGGGCAAAGCTGAGCAATTGCTGAGTCATCTGCGTGCCACGCTCGCCAGCATCGAGAATATGCTCCAGTAAACGTTGGCTGCGTTGTGGGTCGCGACTGGTCAGGGCCAGTTTTGCCGAACCGATGATGATGGTCAGCAAATTGTTGAAGTCATGCGCCATGCCTCCGGTCAACAGGCCGAGGGCTTCAAGCTTCTGTGCCTGAAACAACTGCGCGCGCATGGCATCAAGTTGCAGGGCGGCCTCGCGCCGATCAGTGATGTCACGGGTAATCTTTGCCAGCCCGATGATTTCGCCCCCCGGGGAGCGAATCACATCCAGCGCTGCCAGGGCCCAGAAACGCGTGCCATCTTTGCGCACACGCCAGCCCTCATCCTGGGCGACACCCGTGCGAATGGCACGCTCGAGCAGGAAAGCAGGCTTGCCATTGACGCGATCTTCTTCGGTAAAAAATAGCGAGAAATGCTTGCCGATAATTTCCTGCGCGTCCCAGCCCTTGATCCGCTGGGCACCTGCGTTCCACGACACAACCCGACCTTCAAGATCGAGCATATAGATGGCGTAATCCACCACCGCCTGCACCAGTTGTTCGTAGAGACTGGCCTGCATGGTGTGCAAATTCGAGTGATCAGGAGAACTCATAGCAACCCCATGCAAACTGCAGATGTATTCAAGCATAGACAGCCAACACTACGCGCAATTCCAGCAGGAGGGTATTTCTCCTTGAAAAGATAGACACAGATTGAATTCAAAGGATGGGCAACTGGTCGCCCATGCGCCTGTAAAGGCCGTACCAGCCACCTGCGTGCAGTTGACGCAAATATAACGATGAGTTATAAAGCTCGCTTGATTGTGGAGGAAATACATTTTCTCCAGGGCGCACGCCCCGGTTTCCGGACCCTGTCAAACTTGCGAGTGTGGTGGAATTGGTATACACAGCAGACTTAAAATCTGCCGGCGTGAGCCTTGCGGGTTCGAGTCCCGCCACTCGCACCATCTTTTGAGAAAAGGCGCCTGCAAGGCGCCTTTTTGCTATCTGCACCACCGCTCCACTGACGCAGTGGCGGCAACCAACTGCTAAGGTAAAATGGCCCTATCACAAAGGAAGGCGGCCATGCGCTATACCCTGTTCGATAACCAGCGTGATGTAATCATTTTGCTGGCACGT is a window of Pseudomonas sp. DG56-2 DNA encoding:
- the modC gene encoding molybdenum ABC transporter ATP-binding protein, producing MQKMIHARLKVARDTFDLDVDLQLPGRGISALFGHSGSGKTTCLRCLAGLERASEAYIEVNGQVWQDSRRDHFIAPHQRPVGYVFQEPSLFAHLTVHGNLTFGWRRVAPQARKVGMQQACSLLGIEHLLERKPSTLSGGEAQRVGIARALLSSPQLLLMDEPLAALDGPRKREILPYLERLHEELEIPLIYVSHAQDEVARLADHLVLLEHGKALASGPITATLSRLDLPLAQGDDAGVIIEGRVSSHDASYQLLGLQLPGSTLELRVAHDPLALGTALRLKVQARDVSLSMGREAHSSILNRLPVSVIGFQPADNSAHVLVSLDAAGSVLLARITRYSADQLGLHSGQHLIAQIKSVALLG
- a CDS encoding DNA topoisomerase IB, whose translation is MAEAALPESLHYVEDSQPGLRRSTLRGQFVYVDAQGRRIEDAATLDRIKALAIPPAYTDVWICADPQGHVQATGRDARGRKQYRYHPKWRDFRDSHKYARMLEFASTLPRIRSQLDSHLARPGLDRQKVMALIVSLLDATLIRVGNRQYARDNNSFGLTTLRNRHVKVQGIAIRFRFRGKSGIEHQVTLRNRRLANLIKRCMDLPGQDLFQYQDEQGNRHSIGSSDINAYLQELTGSDFTAKDYRTWAGSALALSLLRKLQWQPESEARRQVVEIVKQVALRLGNTPAVCRRCYIHPQLLEYFARGELANLPRARKRKGLDAEEVRLAVFLKSIPPP
- the csrA gene encoding carbon storage regulator CsrA, translated to MLILTRKVGESIVINDDIKVTILGVKGMQVRIGIDAPKDVQVHREEIFKRIQAGSPAPEKGDSHHE
- a CDS encoding response regulator gives rise to the protein MSTILVVDDEYLIADILGMFLEDEGFEVVRAGDGEQALQALERTRVELVITDYMMPRLNGKDLAMKIRENEQLRHLPMILISGAQAHEGWESPDLFAAVFEKPFDIPKLIAAVNQLLRPPKSS
- a CDS encoding ATPase domain-containing protein; protein product: MVEQLKRLASGIDGLDALLKGGLIVGASYIIQGAPGSGKTILANQLAFNHVGQGGRVLVATLLSESHERLFQYLSTLSFFDPSLVGKQIQFVSAFDTLERDGLDQVVKLLRGEISRHQATLLVVDGLLTARSRAESSLDTKKFIAGLQGHAAFAGCSVVFLTSSRLDDGSPEHTMVDGVIELGETLFSSRSVRRIQVRKTRGSGALSGLHECEITADGLQVYPRLESLYSYPSSMGSEELTRVGSGIKVLDELLGGGLPGSSITLVMGPSGIGKTSLGLSFLAAATTEEPGLHFGFYETPARLRLKASALGHNFAAMEQEGALHIAWQPTTEGILDDVGARLLRLVREKKIRRVLIDSLGAFTRLATTPERLNEFFRALAGELRALDVSVVATWEMRDIFGSEINAPAPDLSSIVDNLMLMRFVEFDSQLKRLLSILKVRDSGYDPALLELTFSNHGIDLKKTFTQAMAVLSGTPVPAAGK
- a CDS encoding nitrogen regulation protein NR(II); this translates as MSSPDHSNLHTMQASLYEQLVQAVVDYAIYMLDLEGRVVSWNAGAQRIKGWDAQEIIGKHFSLFFTEEDRVNGKPAFLLERAIRTGVAQDEGWRVRKDGTRFWALAALDVIRSPGGEIIGLAKITRDITDRREAALQLDAMRAQLFQAQKLEALGLLTGGMAHDFNNLLTIIIGSAKLALTSRDPQRSQRLLEHILDAGERGTQMTQQLLSFARFKVLKSGKVQVPVLIESICTLLAHALPENVELQIQLEPELQDIEVDGGQLQMVLLNLILNARDAVESDGVIRLLGRNCQLEGEIENLYGAFVQLDVIDNGRGISPSVLPRIFEPFFTTKAFGKGTGLGLSQVYGFVKQSNGAVTVASVPQEGTCMTLYLPVFQPVIVTSN